The nucleotide sequence GGATTCGACCAGGCGCTCGATGGCGTTTCCGCGGCCCTGTCGGATGCGATGGCGTCCTCGAGCCCTTAGGACTTCAACGGCTGCCGAAGATGGCGGCCGAGAGCGACCGAGAGCGGCCACAGCGCGACGCCGAGGACCCCCACGCCGTACCAGAGCTTATCGGGGCCGAATTGCTCGTAGACGAGAGTTCCGCCGAATGGGGCGAGGATGAAGGCCAGGGAGAAGGCGGTCGTATAGAGGCCCATGTACTGACCTCGATACCCCGCTGCCGCACGTTGGGCCACCACTACGTTGAGCATGGGTAGGGCGAGCATTTCACCGAGCGTCCAGACGGCGACGGTGAGGGCGAGCCATCCGAGTGTCGCGCCGAACGGCATGAGGCCGAACCCGGTGCACAAAAGGAATGCACCGGCTCCGACGAGCTGCATCCCGTCTCGGTCGCTCACCGCGTGGATCAGAATCATCTCGAACAAAACGATGAGAAGCGCGTTGAAGGACAAGAGATAGCCGATCGCGTCCTCACGAAATCCCGCGTGCTCGTTCAGGTAAAGCGGAAACGTGCTGAAGATCTGAAAGAGAACCGCCGCCATGAGAATCACGAGCCCGAGGAGCGCCAGATAGGGGAGATCGCGCAGGGGCGACACACCACCCGACTCGTGGCTTTCGCGCGTCTGCGAGCCTTTCGTGTTCGTGAGCCGAAGGAGCAAGACCGCTCCGATCCAGCACGTCCCGGCGTCGGCGTAGAAGAGCCAACGATAGTTGTAGAGGGCGAGAAAACCGCCGATCGCGGGACCGATTCCCATACCGAGATTGGCGGCCAGTCTCAGAAAAGCGAACGCCTTCGCCAGGATCGAGGGGTCGGCTCGTTCGGCGAAGGAAGCCATCACCGCAGGTCGGAAAGACTCCACGATTGCGCCGGTGACGAAAATGGCGGCGGCGAGGGCATCGCGTCGCTCGAGCGCGCTCAGCACCAAGAAGCACATGCCGCCGAGCGCGAGGCTCGTTTGCTGCGTGCGGATGTGACCGATCCGATCGCTGAGCCAGCCCCCCGAGTAGCCGCCGATCGCGGCGCCGACACCGTACAGGGCGATCAGGCGTCCCGCCTCGTCGGCCGCCAGGCCCCGTTCGGTCGTCAGGTAGAGCGAAATGAAGGGGAGCACCATGGTTCCGCTCCGGTTGACGAGCGTCACCAGCGCGAGGAGCCAGAGGTCTGACGTGAGTCCGGAGAACGCCTCTCGATATACGCGAAGGATTGAGCGCACGCCCGAGACGATACCTCACCGCGG is from Vicinamibacteria bacterium and encodes:
- a CDS encoding MFS transporter, with amino-acid sequence MRSILRVYREAFSGLTSDLWLLALVTLVNRSGTMVLPFISLYLTTERGLAADEAGRLIALYGVGAAIGGYSGGWLSDRIGHIRTQQTSLALGGMCFLVLSALERRDALAAAIFVTGAIVESFRPAVMASFAERADPSILAKAFAFLRLAANLGMGIGPAIGGFLALYNYRWLFYADAGTCWIGAVLLLRLTNTKGSQTRESHESGGVSPLRDLPYLALLGLVILMAAVLFQIFSTFPLYLNEHAGFREDAIGYLLSFNALLIVLFEMILIHAVSDRDGMQLVGAGAFLLCTGFGLMPFGATLGWLALTVAVWTLGEMLALPMLNVVVAQRAAAGYRGQYMGLYTTAFSLAFILAPFGGTLVYEQFGPDKLWYGVGVLGVALWPLSVALGRHLRQPLKS